The following proteins are co-located in the Apium graveolens cultivar Ventura chromosome 5, ASM990537v1, whole genome shotgun sequence genome:
- the LOC141659131 gene encoding uncharacterized protein LOC141659131, protein MALEHELIMYIDNVKDDKRFAHLNGISDLAKLMVQTRKHLSYPLIYRLLKLTLVLPVATATVEMCFSAMKLVKSDLRNQIGDVFLSDCLVSAIEKEAFANVSNDDVINHFQKMKTHMERL, encoded by the coding sequence ATGGCATTGGAGCATGAACTTATCATGTATATTGATAATGTGAAAGACGACAAAAGATTTGCTCATTTGAATGGGATTAGTGATCTTGCTAAATTGATGGTCCAAACACGGAAGCATTTATCTTATCCTTTAATCTATCGTTTGCTAAAACTTACTTTGGTTTTGCCCGTTGCGACTGCAACCGTGGAGATGTGCTTTTCTGCAATGAAACTTGTGAAGTCGGATTTGCGCAACCAAATTGGTGATGTATTTTTAAGTGATTGTCTTGTTTCGGCTATTGAGAAAGAAGCGTTTGCCAATGTTAGTAATGATGATGTAATAAATCATTTTCAAAAGATGAAAACGCATATGGAACGactataa